A genome region from Tolypothrix sp. PCC 7712 includes the following:
- a CDS encoding ComEC/Rec2 family competence protein yields the protein MIQASGVIICLGYILGLLFTAVPWGGVWIFLLGILIAVLLRLRFLKSRQLSQKPENAATKAKAISSFWQNTPQPRIWLVAGLVGLLATLYFQWRVPEPGPKDISKFVPPGNSSNQEQVVSVRGEVASTPRLTRTQRGQFWLEATQLDEVKKGDGPAGVSKGVTGKLYVTVPILQATGLYPGQQIAVTGILYKPKAASNPGAFDFQKFLKQEATFAGLTGRQINILDEEPRKWGWWQVRERIVRSQVRWLGIPEGPLVSAMVLGSKTVDLPYDIRDLFVQAGLAHALAASGFQTSLILGVILQLTRRSKKVTQFILGCLGLLIFLSLTGFQPAVLRAVIMGFAALVGLALKRKVKQLGSLLLAATILLLFNPLWIWDLGFQLSFLATLGLVVTVPPIIQRLGWLPPAIASLIAVPLAATIWTLPLQLFFFGVVPSYSLILNIITTPLISIISIGGIISALAALIWPDAGSFLAGILHPPTDWLIKLVEFFSKLPGNSFAVGSISPWQMLTLYTLILLVVLARWWRQRWWFASFIAIGLVLIPVWHSANSLFRITVLAAGAEPVLVIQDRGTVTLINSGDESTGRFTILPFLQQQGVNQIDWAIATDFQDHESSGWLEVMQRLPIKNFYSYPPKPENIVEAQVIQQNVQQRQGLYQPLALGQAITTGSVVAQLINEQLPMLQLQIQGQNWLLVGNLKSKEIAQLVKSGSLPRPQVLWCVPESLKDLVLALQPEIAIASSPDLEPKVLSELSQSQTKLFFTGRDGAIQWTPGSDFEAFIQATENKSSVL from the coding sequence ATGATTCAGGCTAGTGGTGTAATTATCTGTCTTGGCTATATTCTGGGGCTACTATTTACAGCAGTTCCTTGGGGCGGTGTATGGATTTTTTTGCTAGGAATATTGATAGCAGTGCTGTTGCGGCTACGTTTTCTTAAATCACGGCAACTTAGTCAAAAACCAGAAAATGCTGCGACTAAAGCTAAGGCAATATCTAGTTTCTGGCAAAATACTCCCCAACCTCGAATTTGGTTAGTTGCAGGTTTGGTAGGTTTGCTGGCTACCCTGTATTTTCAATGGCGAGTACCAGAACCAGGGCCAAAAGATATTAGTAAATTCGTCCCGCCAGGAAATAGTAGTAATCAAGAACAAGTAGTAAGTGTGCGTGGTGAAGTGGCAAGTACACCAAGGTTAACTCGGACTCAGCGAGGACAATTTTGGTTGGAAGCGACTCAGCTAGATGAAGTCAAAAAAGGTGATGGCCCCGCAGGTGTAAGTAAAGGGGTAACGGGTAAGTTATATGTTACAGTGCCGATACTGCAAGCAACTGGCTTATATCCAGGTCAACAAATTGCGGTAACTGGAATTTTGTACAAGCCAAAAGCAGCATCCAATCCTGGTGCTTTTGACTTTCAAAAGTTTCTCAAACAAGAAGCTACATTTGCGGGTTTAACAGGTAGACAGATAAATATTTTAGATGAAGAACCGCGTAAATGGGGATGGTGGCAAGTTCGCGAGCGAATAGTACGATCGCAAGTTCGTTGGCTGGGTATTCCAGAAGGGCCGCTTGTCAGTGCAATGGTTTTAGGCAGCAAAACTGTTGATTTACCTTATGATATCCGCGATTTATTTGTCCAGGCTGGCTTGGCTCATGCTTTAGCAGCTTCTGGTTTTCAGACTTCGTTGATTTTAGGCGTAATATTACAGTTAACGAGGCGTTCTAAAAAGGTAACTCAATTTATCCTTGGCTGTTTAGGATTGCTGATTTTCTTGAGTTTAACTGGTTTTCAACCTGCGGTTTTAAGAGCCGTAATTATGGGTTTTGCGGCATTAGTAGGATTAGCTTTAAAAAGAAAGGTAAAACAGTTAGGCTCGCTATTACTAGCGGCAACAATATTATTACTATTTAATCCGTTATGGATTTGGGATTTGGGTTTTCAACTTAGCTTTTTAGCGACGCTGGGATTAGTTGTCACAGTACCACCGATTATTCAACGCTTGGGTTGGTTACCACCTGCGATCGCATCTTTGATTGCTGTCCCGTTAGCCGCAACAATTTGGACTTTACCGTTGCAGTTGTTTTTCTTTGGGGTAGTACCGTCTTACAGTTTAATCCTCAATATTATTACCACCCCGTTGATTTCTATTATTAGTATCGGTGGAATTATTAGTGCCTTAGCAGCATTAATTTGGCCGGACGCTGGCAGTTTTTTAGCAGGAATTTTGCATCCCCCTACTGATTGGCTAATTAAATTAGTAGAATTTTTTAGCAAATTACCTGGTAATTCCTTTGCTGTGGGGAGTATCTCCCCTTGGCAAATGCTCACTCTCTATACATTAATTTTATTAGTTGTTTTAGCACGTTGGTGGCGACAACGCTGGTGGTTTGCTAGTTTTATTGCCATCGGTTTAGTACTTATTCCAGTTTGGCATTCTGCTAACAGTTTGTTCCGAATTACTGTATTAGCAGCAGGTGCAGAACCAGTTTTAGTTATTCAAGACAGGGGCACAGTCACGCTAATTAATAGTGGAGATGAAAGTACAGGACGCTTCACAATCTTACCATTTTTACAACAGCAAGGTGTGAATCAAATTGATTGGGCGATCGCCACTGATTTTCAAGATCATGAGAGTAGTGGTTGGCTGGAAGTCATGCAGCGCTTACCTATCAAAAATTTTTACAGCTATCCCCCTAAGCCAGAAAACATTGTGGAAGCGCAGGTAATTCAACAGAACGTCCAACAGCGTCAAGGCTTATATCAGCCTTTGGCATTGGGACAAGCAATTACTACTGGCTCGGTAGTGGCACAATTAATTAATGAGCAGTTGCCGATGTTGCAATTGCAAATTCAAGGTCAGAATTGGTTATTAGTAGGTAACCTCAAGTCTAAAGAAATTGCACAGTTAGTTAAGTCTGGGAGTTTACCTCGTCCCCAAGTGCTATGGTGTGTACCGGAATCTTTAAAGGATTTAGTTTTAGCGCTACAACCAGAAATTGCGATCGCATCTTCCCCTGACTTGGAACCAAAGGTTTTATCTGAACTTAGCCAAAGTCAAACGAAACTTTTCTTTACGGGGCGAGATGGCGCGATTCAATGGACACCAGGAAGTGATTTTGAAGCCTTTATTCAAGCTACAGAAAATAAGTCCTCTGTGTTGTGA
- a CDS encoding GNAT family N-acetyltransferase — MTIRHATEIDLPAIVAIYNAAIPTRMASADLEPVSIESRLNWFRGRSPSHRPLWVIEVNSVIAGWLSFQSFYGRPAYSKTAEISIYIAPEFQKCGLGQQLLAQAIKQSPDLGLKTLIGFIFAHNQPSLKLFERFGFTPWGHLPNIAELDGVERDLVIMGLRLTN, encoded by the coding sequence ATGACTATTCGCCATGCGACTGAAATTGACTTACCAGCTATTGTGGCAATTTACAATGCTGCAATTCCTACCCGCATGGCTAGTGCTGATTTAGAGCCAGTGTCAATAGAAAGCCGTCTAAATTGGTTTCGCGGGCGATCGCCTTCACACAGACCCCTTTGGGTGATAGAAGTAAATAGTGTAATAGCTGGGTGGCTGAGTTTCCAATCTTTTTACGGACGGCCAGCTTACAGTAAGACTGCCGAAATTAGCATTTATATTGCTCCAGAGTTCCAAAAATGCGGATTAGGACAACAACTTTTAGCACAAGCAATTAAGCAAAGCCCAGATTTAGGCTTAAAAACTTTAATTGGCTTTATTTTTGCTCATAATCAGCCCAGTTTAAAGCTATTTGAACGATTTGGATTCACGCCTTGGGGACATTTACCCAACATCGCAGAACTTGATGGTGTAGAACGTGACTTAGTAATTATGGGGCTACGACTCACTAACTAA
- the glyQ gene encoding glycine--tRNA ligase subunit alpha → MNFQSVIASLHEFWENRGCLIAQPYDIEKGAGTKNPHTFLRALGPEPWAVAYVEPCRRPTDGRYGENPNRFQYYYQYQVLIKPSPDNIQEIYLDSLRALGIHPEDHDIRFVEDNWEDATVGAWGTGWEVWLDGMEITQFTYFQQCGGIDCRPVSIEITYGLERLAMYLQQVEAITKIQWTDNITYGDVFLQAEIEQCTYNFEASNPEMLLTLFNLYEQEATQLTERGLVLPGLDYVIKCSHTFNLLDARGVISVTERTRYIARIRHLARKVATLYVEQREKLGFPLLKNAVS, encoded by the coding sequence GTGAATTTTCAGTCGGTAATAGCTTCATTGCATGAATTCTGGGAGAATCGCGGTTGCTTGATTGCCCAGCCTTACGACATTGAGAAGGGAGCAGGTACGAAAAATCCCCATACTTTTTTACGGGCGCTAGGGCCAGAGCCTTGGGCTGTGGCATATGTGGAACCTTGCCGCCGTCCTACAGATGGGCGCTATGGTGAAAACCCTAATCGCTTTCAATACTATTATCAGTACCAAGTTCTGATTAAACCTTCACCAGATAATATCCAAGAGATTTATCTTGATTCTTTAAGAGCGTTAGGGATTCATCCTGAAGACCATGACATAAGGTTTGTTGAGGATAACTGGGAAGATGCTACTGTGGGCGCTTGGGGTACTGGTTGGGAAGTTTGGTTAGATGGAATGGAAATTACCCAATTTACCTACTTCCAACAATGTGGGGGAATTGATTGCCGTCCGGTTTCGATTGAGATTACATACGGTTTAGAAAGATTGGCGATGTACCTCCAGCAGGTAGAAGCCATCACCAAGATTCAATGGACGGACAACATTACTTACGGTGATGTTTTCCTGCAAGCGGAAATTGAACAGTGTACTTACAACTTTGAAGCGTCGAATCCGGAAATGTTGTTGACACTGTTTAATCTGTATGAGCAGGAAGCTACTCAATTGACTGAACGGGGATTGGTTTTACCTGGCTTAGACTATGTTATTAAGTGTTCTCATACTTTTAATTTACTGGATGCACGGGGTGTAATTTCTGTGACGGAACGGACTCGATATATTGCTAGAATTCGGCATTTAGCACGGAAAGTAGCTACTTTATATGTTGAGCAAAGGGAGAAGTTAGGTTTTCCCTTACTCAAAAATGCCGTAAGTTAA